A window of the Actinobacillus genomosp. 1 genome harbors these coding sequences:
- the smpB gene encoding SsrA-binding protein SmpB — MAKKPKVASNTIALNKRARHEYFIEEEIEAGLELQGWEVKSLRAGKANIGDSYVTFRNGEAFLFGATITPLNMASTHIVCDPTRTRKLLLNKRELDSLFGKVNRDGMTVVALSLYWKNAWAKVKVGVAKGKKLHDKREDIKAREWQVAKQRIMKNANRG, encoded by the coding sequence ATGGCAAAAAAACCAAAAGTAGCTTCGAATACGATTGCACTAAATAAACGTGCTCGTCATGAATATTTTATCGAAGAAGAAATTGAAGCCGGCTTAGAATTACAAGGCTGGGAAGTAAAATCGCTGCGTGCCGGTAAGGCGAATATCGGCGACAGTTACGTGACATTTCGTAACGGCGAAGCGTTTCTATTCGGTGCAACCATCACCCCATTAAATATGGCTTCCACTCACATTGTTTGTGATCCGACTCGCACCCGTAAATTATTATTGAATAAACGTGAATTGGATTCGCTATTCGGCAAAGTAAATCGAGACGGCATGACGGTTGTGGCATTATCGCTCTACTGGAAAAATGCGTGGGCGAAAGTGAAAGTCGGCGTGGCAAAAGGTAAAAAACTCCACGATAAACGTGAAGACATTAAAGCCCGTGAATGGCAAGTAGCGAAACAGCGTATTATGAAAAACGCAAATCGTG